The following coding sequences are from one Microtus pennsylvanicus isolate mMicPen1 chromosome 1, mMicPen1.hap1, whole genome shotgun sequence window:
- the LOC142842726 gene encoding olfactory receptor 4P4-like: MECQRNISEFILMGLSSKQNIQEFFFLFFSFCYLAILFGNLLILISIRCSSLFNQPMYYFLSHLSSMDICYTSCVTPKLIGDMLVRRKTITYEKCMLQVFAMHFFGMIEILILTTMAFDRCVAICRPLHYMVIMNRPRCHVLIWVSWVGGAVHSFSQVFMLICLPFCGPNEIDNYYCDIFPLLKVACTDTYITGVLVVANSGLIALVTFVLLFGSYVVILFTLRNHSVEGRRKALSTCGSHITVVVLFFGPSIFAYLRPPTTFPEDKIFALFYTIIAPMFNPLIYTLRNTEMKNAMKKVWCQKTFSGEKQN, encoded by the coding sequence ATGGAATGCCAGAGAAATATATCAGAATTCATTCTCATGGGTCTGTCTTCTAAGCAGAACATACAAgagtttttcttcttgttcttctcatTCTGTTACCTCGCTATCTTGTTTGGGAATCTGCTGATCCTTATATCAATTAGATGCAGTTCTTTGTTCAACCAACCAATGTACTATTTCCTGAGTCACCTATCTTCCATGGACATCTGCTATACCTCCTGTGTGACACCCAAATTGATTGGGGATATGTTAGTGAGAAGAAAAACCATCACCTATGAAAAATGCATGTTACAGGTCTTTGCTATGCACTTCTTCGGAATGATTGAAATCTTAATCCTGACAACCATGGCCTTTGATCGTTGTGTGGCCATCTGTAGACCTCTACACTACATGGTCATCATGAACAGACCCAGGTGCCATGTCCTGATCTGGGTTTCCTGGGTTGGTGGAGCTGTCCACTCCTTTTCCCAGGTTTTTATGTTAATATGTTTGCCCTTCTGTGGCCCCAATGAAATTGACAACTATTACTGTGACATTTTCCCTTTACTGAAAGTTGCCTGTACTGATACCTATATCACTGGTGTCCTTGTGGTTGCCAATTCAGGACTAATTGCTTTGGTAACCTTTGTTCTCCTGTTTGGTTCATATGTGGTTATACTGTTCACGTTAAGGAACCACTCAGTAGAAGGAAGACGCAAAGCTCTTTCTACCTGTGGATCTCACATCACtgtggttgttttgttctttggaccCTCCATCTTTGCCTACCTTAGACCCCCTACCACTTTCCCTGAAGACAAAATCTTTGCCCTATTTTACACCATTATTGCTCCTATGTTCAACCCCCTCATCTATACCCTAAGGAATACAGAGATGAAGAATGCCATGAAGAAGGTTTGGTGTCAAAAGACATTTTcaggagagaaacaaaattaa